In Miscanthus floridulus cultivar M001 chromosome 5, ASM1932011v1, whole genome shotgun sequence, one genomic interval encodes:
- the LOC136452504 gene encoding protein SEH1-like has protein sequence MTERQVAELGPGTACCGWNHCGRRLAAGAVDGSVSVYDSQPSPSFKWQAHEQAIVNVVWLPPEYGDAIACACADGTLSLWEEVAADDQLPTWRKCKIFEDGNSHILNVHFGLHLGSLKMVTAYSDGQVKVYELLDSLELDKWQLQAEFQNITDPISRFGKPACTSASIAWNPRRGGSQQASFAIGFNSDSPHFNSCKIWEFEEAHQRWLPLVELGSPEDKGDRVCAVAWAPNIGRPYEVIAVATCKGIAIWHIGLNTDADSRPSTRNVALLNGHDSEVWQLEWDMGGMTLASTGGDGMVKLWQANLDGVWHEQAVLDCSGSHV, from the exons ATGACGGAGCGGCAGGTGGCGGAGCTGGGTCCCGGGACGGCGTGCTGCGGCTGGAACCACTGCGGCCGCCGCCTCGCCGCTGGCGCCGTCGACGGCTCCGTCTCCGTCTACGACTCCCAGCCGTCCCCCTCGTTCAAGTGGCAG GCCCATGAGCAAGCCATTGTGAATGTCGTCTGGCTTCCTCCAGAGTATGGGGATGCTATAGCTTGTGCTTGTGCTGATGGGACACTGTCTTTGTGGGAGGAGGTTGCTGCTG ACGATCAACTTCCAACCTGGAGAAAGTGTAAAATCTTTGAGGATGGCAACTCTCATATACTAAATGTACATTTTGGATTACATCTGGGAAGTCTGAAAATG GTTACTGCATACTCAGATGGCCAAGTCAAGGTCTATGAGCTCTTGGATTCATTGGAATTAGACAAGTGGCAGCTTCAG GCAGAGTTCCAAAACATTACTGATCCAATCTCCAGATTTGGAAAACCTGCATGCACTTCTGCATCGATAGCATGGAATCCAAGAAGAGGTGGAAGCCAACAAGCTAGTTTTGCAATTGGCTTCAATTCAGATTCACCTCATTTCAACTCTTGTAAG ATTTGGGAGTTTGAAGAAGCTCATCAGCGCTGGCTTCCACTTGTTGAGCTAGGTTCACCTGAGGATAAGGGAGATAGAGTGTGTGCTGTAGCATGGGCTCCTAATATTGGCAG ACCATACGAGGTTATCGCAGTTGCAACCTGCAAAGGAATTGCAATCTGGCATATAGGTTTGAACACTGACGCTGACAGCAGACCTTCGACACGGAACGTTGCTTTACTTAACGGCCACGATAGTGAG GTGTGGCAGCTGGAATGGGACATGGGCGGTATGACACTCGCATCAACCGGAGGAGACGGCATGGTTAAGCTATGGCAGGCTAATTTGGATGGAGTTTGGCATGAGCAGGCTGTTCTTGACTGCAGTGGATCACATGTCTAG